The proteins below are encoded in one region of Bifidobacterium catenulatum DSM 16992 = JCM 1194 = LMG 11043:
- a CDS encoding preprotein translocase subunit YajC: protein MFLIVIMVVMFGMMFWQSKKAKQQQAERQDFRANLQPGTEVITIGGVIGKVVSVDTEYEEIVIDSEGSQIRFGFNAISREYVRPAYVHDDEVDENGNLLPTDSADEDQAAQEPIEGDVEVAQTETEQKNN, encoded by the coding sequence ATGTTTCTCATCGTCATCATGGTCGTCATGTTTGGCATGATGTTCTGGCAGTCCAAGAAGGCTAAGCAGCAGCAGGCCGAGCGCCAGGATTTTCGTGCCAATCTTCAGCCTGGCACCGAGGTCATTACCATCGGCGGTGTAATCGGCAAGGTTGTTTCCGTCGATACCGAATACGAGGAGATCGTCATCGATTCCGAAGGCTCCCAGATTCGTTTCGGCTTCAACGCCATCAGCCGTGAATATGTGCGTCCCGCATATGTGCATGATGACGAGGTCGATGAGAATGGCAACCTGCTTCCCACCGATTCTGCAGATGAAGATCAGGCTGCCCAGGAGCCGATTGAGGGTGATGTCGAAGTGGCACAGACTGAGACCGAACAGAAGAACAACTGA
- the ruvB gene encoding Holliday junction branch migration DNA helicase RuvB, with protein MTNDSAFDQSNTGANEESLRMVSASPVGNEPVSDEELRPHVLDGFIGQPRLKAQLQLFLDAARKRDVPPDHILLAGPPGLGKTTLAMIVANELGVPIRVTSGPAIQHAGDLASILSSLDAGEVLFIDEIHRLPRAAEELLYIAMEDFRVDVMVGKGPGASSIPLTLPRFTVIGATTREGMLPSPLRARFGFTAHLDFYPHEELEKLIERSSAVLGIRLEDGAAHQLAMRSRGTPRIANRLLRRVRDWAIVHDLETVHPNDVKEALALYQIDTEGLDRLDIAVLKAIVTNFNGGPVGLNNLSAMVGEESETVETVCEPYLVREGFLVRTPKGRVATRKAWEHLGLVPDESQIDVSKLA; from the coding sequence ATGACGAACGACTCTGCATTCGACCAGTCGAATACTGGTGCCAACGAGGAATCACTCCGCATGGTTTCCGCATCGCCAGTCGGCAACGAGCCGGTGAGCGACGAGGAATTGCGACCCCATGTTCTTGACGGTTTCATCGGACAGCCGAGGCTCAAGGCGCAGCTGCAGCTGTTTTTGGACGCTGCCCGCAAACGTGACGTTCCTCCGGATCATATTCTTTTGGCGGGGCCTCCGGGCTTGGGCAAGACCACGTTGGCCATGATTGTTGCCAACGAGCTTGGAGTGCCGATCAGAGTCACTTCCGGTCCGGCCATTCAACATGCCGGCGATCTGGCTTCCATTCTGAGTTCTTTGGATGCTGGGGAAGTGCTCTTCATCGACGAGATCCATCGTCTTCCACGGGCAGCCGAGGAATTGTTGTATATAGCTATGGAGGATTTTCGTGTTGACGTGATGGTCGGCAAAGGACCGGGCGCTTCCTCCATCCCTCTTACTTTGCCGCGGTTTACAGTGATTGGTGCCACCACTCGTGAAGGCATGTTGCCGTCGCCGTTGAGGGCTCGTTTCGGTTTCACCGCGCATCTCGACTTTTATCCGCATGAGGAGCTTGAAAAGCTTATCGAACGATCTTCGGCTGTGCTTGGCATCCGCCTCGAGGACGGTGCTGCCCACCAGCTTGCCATGCGTTCGAGGGGTACGCCGCGTATCGCCAACCGATTGCTTCGTCGCGTAAGGGATTGGGCCATCGTACATGATCTGGAAACCGTGCATCCAAATGATGTCAAGGAGGCCTTGGCGTTATATCAGATCGATACTGAAGGTCTGGATCGCTTGGATATCGCGGTGCTAAAAGCCATTGTCACTAATTTCAACGGAGGGCCGGTCGGGCTGAACAATCTGTCTGCCATGGTCGGCGAGGAATCGGAAACCGTGGAAACGGTTTGCGAGCCGTATTTGGTTCGTGAGGGGTTCCTCGTGCGCACGCCGAAGGGGCGTGTGGCGACACGTAAGGCATGGGAACATCTCGGTTTAGTGCCTGACGAATCTCAGATTGATGTCAGCAAGCTAGCCTAG
- the ruvA gene encoding Holliday junction branch migration protein RuvA, whose product MIGMLHGQVDSIDAASAIIEVGGVGYETRMPSADLASMHAGQTVKVYTSLNVSQDAITLYGFSSLASKRMFLQLQKVSGIGPKVALSLLSTLPPERLARAVADGDATALAKAPGLGKKGAQKIILELKGSIDLSQIEGASPETRSTEDTGSEQVVEGLMSLGWRQQDAVHAVQEVCESNHIDIPLGDDDVPRVLRLALASLDRGR is encoded by the coding sequence ATGATAGGCATGTTGCATGGCCAAGTCGATTCCATTGACGCGGCTTCGGCGATCATTGAGGTCGGGGGAGTTGGTTATGAGACTAGGATGCCTTCGGCGGATCTGGCTTCCATGCACGCCGGTCAAACGGTGAAGGTGTACACGTCGTTGAACGTTTCGCAGGATGCGATCACGCTGTATGGCTTTTCCTCGCTCGCATCGAAACGTATGTTCCTGCAATTGCAGAAGGTCAGTGGCATTGGCCCGAAGGTTGCCCTTTCCTTGCTTTCGACGTTGCCTCCGGAACGTTTGGCGAGGGCCGTGGCAGATGGCGATGCCACTGCGCTGGCGAAGGCGCCGGGATTAGGTAAAAAAGGTGCGCAAAAAATCATCCTTGAGCTTAAAGGGTCCATTGACCTTAGCCAGATCGAAGGCGCTTCTCCTGAAACACGTTCCACGGAAGATACTGGTTCGGAACAGGTGGTGGAAGGCCTGATGTCTCTTGGGTGGCGTCAACAGGATGCCGTTCATGCCGTGCAAGAGGTCTGCGAGAGCAACCATATCGATATTCCACTGGGAGACGATGACGTGCCTCGTGTGCTCAGACTCGCGTTGGCGTCCCTTGATCGAGGTAGGTGA
- the ruvC gene encoding crossover junction endodeoxyribonuclease RuvC: MIILGVDPGLTRCGVGVIEAGAYRRLSFIHVDVVRSDPKMSQDLRLLAIYDGLVEKIERFAPDTVSIERVFAQENRNTVLGTAQAAGLAMLAAAQRGIPVALHTPTESKMAITGNGKAEKIQMERMVSRILGLNTLPKPADAADALAIAICHALRPAGALQGGEREQHLTDAQRQWALASQNAARQRGVRRGM; the protein is encoded by the coding sequence GTGATTATTCTTGGCGTCGACCCCGGGCTGACTCGCTGCGGGGTCGGCGTGATCGAAGCCGGCGCATACCGCCGGCTTTCTTTTATTCATGTGGATGTGGTGCGGTCTGATCCGAAAATGTCACAGGATCTGCGCCTGTTGGCCATATACGATGGGCTGGTTGAAAAAATAGAACGGTTTGCGCCGGATACCGTGTCCATTGAGCGTGTGTTCGCGCAAGAGAACCGCAACACTGTGTTGGGGACCGCGCAGGCGGCTGGACTGGCCATGTTGGCCGCAGCCCAGCGTGGAATTCCTGTTGCCTTGCATACGCCGACTGAATCGAAAATGGCGATCACTGGCAACGGCAAGGCCGAGAAGATTCAGATGGAACGTATGGTCTCCCGTATTCTGGGGCTGAATACCTTGCCTAAACCTGCTGACGCGGCCGACGCGTTGGCCATTGCGATTTGCCATGCTCTTCGTCCTGCGGGCGCGCTGCAAGGGGGTGAACGTGAACAACATCTCACTGATGCGCAACGTCAATGGGCGCTTGCCTCGCAGAATGCGGCACGGCAACGTGGCGTCCGTAGAGGAATGTAA
- a CDS encoding YebC/PmpR family DNA-binding transcriptional regulator, producing the protein MSGHSKWATTKHKKAAIDAKRGKLFAKLIKNIEIAARMGGGDPDGNPSLYDAIYKAKKASMPADNIKRAVKRGSGEEAGGANYEDIVYEGYAPAGVGLIIECLTDNRNRAAAEVRSTLTKGNGSLATSGSVSFNFERKGQIIVPAEGVDFDDLFEKAAEAGAEDVTEDGDVFTVVTGPSEMIDVRKALQDAGFDYDSADLVMMPKNEVELTLEDAQKVSKLIDNLDDLDDVQNIYSNWTASDEVMAQLDEE; encoded by the coding sequence ATGTCAGGTCATTCCAAGTGGGCGACCACCAAGCACAAGAAGGCCGCCATCGACGCGAAGCGTGGCAAGCTGTTCGCCAAGCTGATCAAGAATATCGAGATTGCAGCACGTATGGGTGGTGGCGATCCTGACGGCAACCCGTCCCTGTACGACGCCATCTACAAGGCCAAGAAGGCTTCCATGCCTGCCGATAATATCAAGCGCGCTGTCAAGCGTGGTTCTGGTGAAGAGGCCGGCGGTGCCAACTACGAAGATATCGTCTATGAGGGCTATGCTCCCGCAGGCGTCGGTCTGATCATCGAATGCCTTACCGACAACCGTAATCGTGCGGCCGCTGAAGTGCGTTCCACCCTGACCAAGGGTAATGGTTCCTTGGCTACCTCCGGTTCCGTGAGCTTCAATTTCGAGCGCAAGGGCCAGATTATCGTTCCTGCCGAAGGTGTTGATTTCGATGATCTGTTCGAAAAGGCCGCTGAAGCTGGCGCCGAGGATGTGACCGAAGATGGTGATGTGTTCACCGTTGTCACCGGTCCTTCCGAAATGATCGATGTTCGTAAGGCTCTGCAGGACGCTGGTTTCGATTACGATTCCGCCGATCTGGTCATGATGCCGAAGAACGAGGTTGAATTGACTCTCGAGGATGCTCAGAAGGTGTCCAAGCTCATCGACAACCTCGACGATTTGGACGATGTGCAGAACATCTACTCCAACTGGACCGCCTCCGATGAGGTTATGGCTCAGCTTGACGAGGAGTAA
- the pgsA gene encoding phosphatidylinositol phosphate synthase: MLEHLRAPFKKLIEPLAKALISIGLTANAVTVIGTIGTIVVAFVTGITGWLFAGAVVLTLLVLADSLDGSIAKLTTGGTQFGAFLDSTLDRIADWALLAGVIVFFILHADWWYDISQSSPDYISWVGVGAAMVSMMTSFVTSYARARAESVGFEVKNGIATRADRLVIILVGMAITGLTHHGLWLAIDMVLLAVLGVVTVFQRVLEARRQMAAGHRTYQL; this comes from the coding sequence ATGCTAGAACATCTTCGCGCACCATTCAAAAAGCTCATAGAACCGCTTGCCAAAGCGTTGATATCCATTGGCCTGACCGCGAATGCGGTGACGGTCATAGGCACCATTGGAACCATTGTGGTTGCCTTCGTCACCGGCATCACGGGGTGGCTTTTCGCTGGAGCCGTAGTACTGACATTGCTGGTGCTGGCCGATTCCCTGGACGGTTCAATCGCGAAGCTGACCACGGGAGGCACCCAATTCGGCGCTTTTCTGGATTCCACGTTGGATCGTATCGCCGATTGGGCGTTGCTTGCCGGAGTGATCGTCTTCTTCATCTTGCACGCCGATTGGTGGTATGACATCAGTCAGTCAAGTCCGGATTACATTAGTTGGGTTGGCGTCGGCGCGGCCATGGTGTCAATGATGACGTCGTTTGTGACGTCGTATGCGCGTGCCCGTGCGGAATCCGTTGGCTTCGAGGTAAAGAACGGTATCGCAACGCGCGCCGACAGACTGGTCATCATTCTGGTGGGCATGGCGATCACTGGGCTGACGCATCACGGCCTATGGCTGGCCATTGACATGGTATTGCTTGCGGTTTTAGGTGTGGTCACAGTATTCCAGCGCGTTCTCGAAGCACGTCGACAGATGGCTGCCGGCCATAGGACATATCAGCTATAA
- the thrS gene encoding threonine--tRNA ligase, translating into MAEQTISIILNGEAKEVAADQTGVQLFAEDKNIIAVRLNGEPRDLYTELHDGDVVEPIVLDSEDGLAIMRHSATHVMAQAVQEIRPDAKLGVGPVIKDGFYYDFDVETPFTPDDLKEIEKRMQRIIKSSQSFRRRVVTEEEALAEEADQPYKLELIKDKEAHLDPEAATEISGKELSFYDNVDRDGNVVWKDLCRGPHLPNTRYIKAFKIERSAAAYWRGSEANPMLQRVYGAAFATKEDLKAYQTRLEEAAKRDHRKLGAEMDLFSFPDEIGPGLAVFHPKGAAVINAMEDYSREMHRKHHYSFVQTPHITKGGLYETSGHLHWYKDGMYPAMRLDEEKDENGNVIKQGFDYYLKPMNCPMHNLIFKSRQRSYRELPLRLFEFGTVYRYEKSGEVHGLTRVRGLTQDDSHIYCTREQMKDELKNLLTFVLGLLKDFGLDDFYLELSTKDPHKYVGSDEIWEEATNTLAEVAKESGLELIDDPCGAAFYGPKISVQARDAIGRTWQVSTIQLDFNLPERFGLEYIAADGTHQRPVMIHRALFGSIERFFAVLLEHYAGAFPAWLAPVQVLGVPVADEFAPHLQQFIASLEEETVRCEIDMSDDRFGKKIRNASKSKVPFILIVGEEDMNNNAVSFRFRDGSQLNGVPTDEAKAQIMTVLKKRVQVNNVDDFKAAIAD; encoded by the coding sequence ATGGCTGAACAGACCATCTCCATCATACTCAACGGCGAAGCGAAGGAGGTGGCAGCAGACCAGACTGGCGTCCAGCTCTTTGCGGAAGACAAGAACATCATCGCGGTGCGTCTTAACGGTGAACCTCGCGATTTGTATACCGAACTGCATGACGGCGATGTTGTGGAACCAATCGTGCTTGATAGCGAAGACGGTTTGGCCATTATGCGTCACTCCGCGACCCATGTCATGGCACAGGCCGTGCAGGAGATCCGCCCGGACGCCAAGCTTGGTGTCGGCCCGGTCATCAAAGACGGTTTCTACTACGATTTCGATGTTGAGACTCCGTTCACTCCTGACGATCTCAAAGAGATCGAAAAGCGCATGCAGCGCATCATCAAATCGTCCCAGTCCTTCCGTCGCCGCGTGGTGACCGAAGAGGAGGCTTTGGCGGAAGAGGCTGATCAGCCGTACAAGCTGGAGCTAATCAAAGACAAGGAAGCCCACCTCGATCCGGAGGCCGCCACTGAAATCAGCGGCAAGGAACTGAGCTTCTACGATAATGTCGACCGCGACGGCAATGTGGTTTGGAAGGACCTGTGCCGCGGACCGCACCTGCCGAACACCCGCTATATCAAGGCGTTCAAGATCGAGCGTTCCGCAGCTGCATATTGGCGTGGCAGCGAAGCTAATCCGATGCTGCAGCGCGTTTATGGCGCGGCTTTCGCCACCAAAGAAGATCTCAAGGCCTATCAGACTCGTCTTGAGGAGGCCGCCAAGCGTGACCATCGCAAGCTTGGCGCGGAAATGGATTTGTTCTCCTTCCCGGATGAGATCGGTCCGGGTCTGGCTGTGTTCCATCCGAAGGGCGCTGCCGTGATTAACGCGATGGAGGATTACTCCCGCGAAATGCATCGCAAGCACCACTACAGCTTCGTGCAGACTCCGCACATCACCAAGGGCGGTCTGTACGAGACTTCCGGCCATCTGCATTGGTACAAGGATGGCATGTATCCCGCAATGCGTCTGGATGAGGAAAAGGACGAGAACGGCAACGTCATCAAGCAGGGCTTCGACTACTACCTGAAGCCGATGAACTGCCCGATGCACAACCTGATCTTCAAGTCCCGCCAGCGTTCCTACCGCGAGCTGCCATTGCGCCTGTTCGAATTCGGTACGGTGTATCGTTACGAGAAGTCCGGCGAGGTGCATGGTCTGACCCGCGTGCGCGGCTTGACTCAGGATGACTCCCACATCTACTGCACTCGCGAGCAGATGAAGGACGAGTTGAAAAACCTGCTGACCTTCGTGCTTGGCCTGTTGAAGGACTTCGGTCTGGACGACTTCTATCTGGAGCTGTCCACCAAGGATCCGCACAAGTACGTCGGTTCTGACGAGATCTGGGAAGAAGCCACCAATACGCTGGCCGAAGTCGCCAAGGAATCCGGCCTTGAGCTGATTGACGATCCGTGCGGCGCAGCCTTCTACGGTCCGAAGATTTCCGTGCAGGCTCGTGATGCCATCGGCCGTACCTGGCAGGTGTCCACCATCCAGCTTGATTTCAACCTTCCGGAACGTTTCGGCTTGGAATACATCGCTGCGGACGGTACCCACCAGCGTCCGGTGATGATCCACCGTGCGCTGTTCGGTTCCATCGAACGCTTCTTCGCCGTGCTTCTTGAGCATTACGCCGGTGCTTTCCCGGCATGGCTCGCTCCGGTTCAGGTGCTTGGCGTGCCGGTTGCCGATGAATTCGCCCCGCACTTGCAGCAGTTCATCGCCAGTCTCGAAGAGGAAACGGTTCGTTGTGAAATCGACATGTCCGACGATCGTTTCGGCAAGAAGATCCGCAACGCTTCCAAGTCCAAGGTTCCGTTCATCCTCATCGTTGGCGAGGAAGACATGAACAACAATGCGGTGAGCTTCCGCTTCCGTGATGGCAGCCAGCTGAACGGCGTGCCGACCGATGAAGCCAAGGCGCAGATCATGACCGTGCTCAAGAAGCGCGTTCAGGTCAACAACGTCGACGACTTCAAGGCCGCCATCGCAGACTGA
- a CDS encoding DUF881 domain-containing protein — translation MSRRSDDNKDVLSKIHEQIVKDQNNDSTQTGSFPVVRRKPRRISLNAKAARARLYSSVLVTVLCALLGFSYAIQLNNTTSTYETMSEDELTKLISETSTQVQKLEKRKSELSSQLDSLKDTADKNEKAAEIAKQNAESNGILSGRLPVSGEGVVISISKGSKQDIDASILFTLLEELRNSGAEVIEINDIRVITSTYISDSADGLSCDGANIKAPFIIKAIGDSDNLQNAVNLAGGVGSRLKVKYGSTVSIAPSDKVEITSTRSAPQYTYAHVVE, via the coding sequence ATGAGCAGACGTAGCGATGACAACAAGGACGTGCTCTCCAAAATTCACGAGCAGATCGTCAAGGATCAGAACAACGACAGCACCCAGACCGGATCGTTTCCAGTGGTCAGGCGCAAGCCGAGGCGGATTTCGCTGAACGCGAAGGCTGCTCGTGCCCGCCTGTACTCCAGCGTGCTTGTAACCGTGCTTTGCGCGTTGCTCGGCTTTAGCTATGCCATTCAGTTGAACAACACAACGTCCACATATGAGACGATGAGTGAGGACGAACTAACCAAACTCATCAGTGAAACCAGCACGCAGGTCCAAAAGCTTGAGAAGCGCAAAAGTGAGCTTTCCAGCCAGCTTGACTCGCTGAAGGACACGGCCGACAAGAACGAAAAAGCGGCGGAAATCGCCAAACAGAATGCCGAATCGAATGGAATTCTTTCCGGACGTCTGCCGGTATCTGGAGAAGGCGTGGTCATCAGTATTTCCAAAGGATCAAAGCAAGATATTGATGCGTCGATTCTGTTCACGCTTCTTGAAGAATTGCGCAATAGCGGTGCGGAGGTCATTGAAATCAACGATATTCGTGTGATTACCAGTACGTATATCAGCGATTCCGCAGACGGTCTCAGCTGTGATGGCGCGAATATCAAGGCACCATTCATCATCAAGGCGATAGGGGATAGCGACAATCTGCAGAACGCCGTCAATCTTGCGGGCGGTGTTGGTTCACGTTTGAAGGTGAAGTATGGCTCCACCGTGTCGATTGCGCCTTCTGACAAGGTGGAAATCACGTCGACGCGAAGCGCGCCGCAGTACACGTATGCGCATGTCGTCGAATAA
- a CDS encoding small basic family protein, which translates to MAAVLGLIIGVVIGVFVRPDIPIALQPYLPIMVLAALDALLGAARAYFQRSFSDKVFVISFFSNVITATLLVFLGNQLGVGSQLQTAVIVVLGIRIFTNVSAIRRFIFKG; encoded by the coding sequence ATGGCAGCGGTCTTGGGACTTATCATTGGCGTGGTCATTGGCGTGTTCGTCCGACCGGACATTCCCATTGCCCTTCAGCCGTATCTGCCGATTATGGTTCTGGCCGCGCTCGATGCGCTGCTTGGTGCCGCACGAGCCTATTTCCAGCGCAGCTTTTCCGATAAGGTCTTTGTGATCTCCTTCTTTTCGAACGTCATTACCGCAACATTGCTGGTTTTCTTGGGAAACCAGCTTGGCGTTGGTTCCCAGCTGCAGACCGCTGTCATCGTCGTGCTCGGCATTCGAATCTTCACCAATGTGTCGGCCATCCGGCGTTTCATCTTCAAGGGATGA
- a CDS encoding DUF881 domain-containing protein, with amino-acid sequence MMHDASERVSFPVSPENTPTKRRAVFSASFAGLTSHHVQPETAASTSRRRRSLDDDSLRLIDDLTNRPMDVMYTDSRLATKTPSMFAVWFTRVLVFLICIAVGTAGSVFVRQLSTDPRKEVRKQLSSQLAEQTKNVETLTKDVNALRAQVEEESKSVSSWSLNQTIQDDEMVNGVLPVRGEGITLTIANPLSVGGDNADSSLPRENGSQVRVVTDSDLQVLVSLLWQSGAEAIAINGYRLGVQTSIRTAGTTILIGVNSVQSPYRIEAIGNSSVLANAVSKKTQQCLYDDFKEAGIYPQVGKNKSITLEAAVTGEVTYARKVK; translated from the coding sequence ATGATGCATGATGCTTCGGAACGTGTGTCGTTTCCGGTGTCTCCGGAGAATACGCCCACGAAGCGTCGCGCCGTTTTTTCGGCGTCTTTCGCTGGGCTGACCTCGCATCATGTGCAGCCCGAGACTGCTGCATCCACCTCCCGAAGAAGGCGGAGTCTGGACGATGATTCGCTGCGGCTCATCGACGACCTGACCAACCGTCCGATGGATGTGATGTATACGGATTCGAGACTGGCCACCAAAACACCGTCGATGTTTGCGGTCTGGTTTACCCGTGTGTTAGTGTTTCTCATCTGCATTGCCGTGGGTACGGCAGGCAGCGTATTCGTTCGTCAGTTGAGTACCGACCCCCGTAAGGAAGTGCGCAAGCAGCTGTCAAGTCAGTTGGCTGAGCAAACAAAAAACGTCGAGACCCTCACCAAAGACGTCAATGCGCTGCGTGCCCAAGTTGAAGAGGAATCGAAATCCGTGTCGAGCTGGTCATTGAACCAGACCATACAGGATGACGAAATGGTCAATGGCGTACTTCCTGTGCGAGGAGAAGGCATCACGCTCACCATCGCCAACCCGTTGTCTGTGGGCGGTGACAACGCGGATTCGTCGCTGCCAAGAGAAAACGGCAGTCAGGTTCGTGTCGTCACGGATTCGGATCTGCAGGTGCTTGTCTCGCTACTCTGGCAGTCCGGAGCGGAAGCGATCGCCATCAACGGATACCGTCTCGGCGTGCAGACTTCCATACGAACGGCTGGAACGACGATCCTCATCGGAGTCAATTCCGTGCAAAGTCCGTATCGCATCGAGGCGATCGGCAATTCCAGCGTTCTTGCCAATGCGGTGAGCAAGAAAACACAACAATGTTTGTACGATGATTTCAAAGAAGCGGGCATCTATCCGCAAGTGGGCAAAAACAAATCGATTACACTGGAAGCGGCGGTAACTGGCGAAGTGACATATGCAAGGAAGGTCAAGTAA
- a CDS encoding CDP-alcohol phosphatidyltransferase family protein, with amino-acid sequence MSKLIIKKQYSPEPRDIYFTVPNLISLLRIISIPFISVLVSRHEMVLALVVLALSAVSDGLDGLIARSFNQVSKIGQILDPIADRLLIFCSILALGVADIIPWWMLIVVGLRDLIMAILVLILAQHDYGPLPVHFVGKAGTAMLMIAIVALIFADIWSNSATDTLHLCGLATGTWGVGLYWLAGYIYIRQGIQLLKNDKD; translated from the coding sequence ATGAGTAAACTGATTATCAAAAAGCAGTACAGTCCGGAACCGCGGGATATCTATTTCACGGTTCCGAACCTTATTAGCCTGTTGCGAATCATTTCGATTCCTTTCATCTCGGTATTGGTCTCTCGTCATGAGATGGTGCTTGCGTTGGTCGTGCTTGCGCTTTCGGCGGTATCTGACGGTTTGGACGGTCTTATTGCAAGGTCGTTCAACCAGGTGAGCAAGATCGGGCAGATTCTCGACCCCATTGCCGATCGTCTGCTGATTTTCTGTAGCATCCTCGCGTTGGGTGTCGCCGACATCATTCCATGGTGGATGTTGATCGTCGTTGGATTACGCGATTTGATCATGGCGATTCTCGTGTTGATATTGGCCCAGCATGATTATGGTCCGCTGCCCGTGCATTTCGTGGGCAAAGCAGGCACCGCCATGCTGATGATTGCTATTGTCGCTTTGATTTTTGCGGATATCTGGTCCAATTCCGCTACGGATACATTGCATTTATGCGGTCTCGCCACCGGCACATGGGGCGTAGGATTGTACTGGCTTGCCGGCTATATTTACATACGTCAGGGAATCCAACTGCTGAAAAACGATAAGGATTAG
- the hisG gene encoding ATP phosphoribosyltransferase — translation MLRIAVPNKGMLSEPAWNMLAEAGYRLRGNPRQLVVEDPDNDVELFYLRPLDIAVYVGRGTIDVGVTGHDLLLNSGTDAKEHMKLGFGASTFRFAAPNDSPINTLEDVEGKRVATSFDKLVHDYLVEHGINAETVHLDGAVESSVQLGVADLIADVVSTGTTLRNAGLRIFAEPLLHSEAVLIRSPRLAENDDRLTILSRRLQGVLTAQRYVLMDYDIPVEKVSAAVAITPGFESPTVSPLHDKQWAAVRVVVPKAKVNQLMDQLYEVGARGIIVTALQASRM, via the coding sequence ATGCTGAGAATTGCCGTGCCTAACAAAGGCATGCTGTCTGAACCTGCCTGGAACATGCTGGCCGAAGCTGGCTATCGTCTGAGGGGCAATCCGCGTCAGCTGGTCGTAGAGGATCCCGATAATGATGTGGAGTTGTTCTATTTGCGTCCGCTTGATATCGCCGTCTACGTTGGACGCGGTACCATCGACGTAGGCGTCACCGGCCATGATCTATTGCTCAACTCCGGAACGGACGCCAAGGAGCACATGAAACTTGGCTTCGGCGCATCGACATTCCGTTTCGCGGCCCCGAACGATTCCCCGATCAACACGCTTGAAGACGTCGAAGGCAAACGTGTCGCCACCAGTTTCGACAAGCTTGTGCATGATTATCTGGTCGAACATGGCATCAACGCTGAAACCGTGCATCTTGACGGTGCCGTCGAATCGTCGGTGCAGCTTGGAGTGGCGGATTTGATCGCCGACGTAGTGTCCACGGGCACCACGCTCCGCAATGCCGGCTTGCGTATTTTCGCGGAGCCGTTGCTGCATTCCGAAGCCGTACTCATTCGTTCTCCGCGTCTCGCTGAGAACGACGACCGCCTGACGATTCTAAGCCGCCGACTGCAAGGTGTACTCACCGCCCAACGCTACGTGCTCATGGATTACGACATTCCGGTCGAGAAGGTTTCCGCTGCTGTGGCCATCACGCCGGGCTTTGAGAGCCCGACCGTTTCCCCGCTGCATGACAAGCAGTGGGCGGCCGTGCGCGTCGTCGTGCCAAAGGCCAAGGTCAACCAACTGATGGACCAGTTGTATGAAGTTGGTGCCCGTGGCATAATTGTCACCGCCTTGCAGGCCTCGAGAATGTAA
- a CDS encoding phosphoribosyl-ATP diphosphatase, whose protein sequence is MKTFESLFAELSEKAASKQAGSLTVDELGKGTHFIGKKIVEEAGETWIAAEYEGADRTAEEMSQLIYHLQVMMIDRGITLEDIYKNL, encoded by the coding sequence ATGAAGACTTTTGAATCTCTTTTTGCCGAATTGAGCGAGAAGGCCGCTTCCAAGCAGGCTGGCTCGCTAACCGTTGACGAACTGGGCAAAGGCACGCATTTCATCGGCAAGAAGATCGTCGAAGAGGCGGGCGAGACCTGGATTGCAGCCGAATACGAAGGCGCCGATCGTACCGCGGAGGAGATGAGCCAGCTTATCTACCACCTGCAGGTCATGATGATCGACCGTGGCATCACACTCGAAGATATCTACAAGAATCTGTAA